Part of the Cloacibacillus sp. genome, AGCCGGCGTAGACCTTCCAAGGTTCGGTGAATTTACCGCCCGAGGAGCGTTCCAGGCTCATGTAAATACTGTTGCGGTCGTTGAGCTTGGTGGTGAATCCAAGCCCGTACTCCCACCAGCTGTCGCCGAAGGACTCCGGTAT contains:
- a CDS encoding autotransporter outer membrane beta-barrel domain-containing protein yields the protein MPESFGDSWWEYGLGFTTKLNDRNSIYMSLERSSGGKFTEPWKVYAGWRITI